The following coding sequences are from one Bradyrhizobium sp. WSM471 window:
- a CDS encoding DUF2735 domain-containing protein, which produces MLISFSALCISECTADMGIPVTTSQRVGRTMEASAAISGDTAMMNNGLSHGSAQIYQFPVGGRSALGGRRNGETRLPANHASLPANETICSGSWYHQEAVDEAKPKWDR; this is translated from the coding sequence ATGCTGATTTCCTTTTCAGCACTTTGCATTTCGGAATGCACCGCCGATATGGGGATTCCAGTAACCACAAGCCAACGAGTCGGGCGCACCATGGAGGCCAGCGCTGCGATCTCGGGAGATACCGCAATGATGAACAATGGACTGAGTCACGGATCTGCACAGATCTACCAATTCCCTGTCGGGGGCCGCTCCGCTCTCGGGGGGCGCCGCAACGGTGAGACCCGCCTTCCCGCCAACCACGCCTCGCTCCCCGCGAACGAGACGATTTGCAGCGGCAGCTGGTACCATCAGGAAGCCGTCGATGAAGCCAAGCCGAAATGGGATCGCTGA